From Vitis vinifera cultivar Pinot Noir 40024 chromosome 5, ASM3070453v1, the proteins below share one genomic window:
- the LOC100260716 gene encoding phloretin 4'-O-glucosyltransferase, with protein sequence MQMQMQFETQVRFDHPLHRPNRSISTSSSSPTMTQPHFIVITYPAQGHINPSLQLAKRLIRVGAHVTFVTSTYASERMAKTPTMDGLKFVTFPDGCDSGLKQSDALQGFMSELERLGSQALTDLLIASANEGRPVACIIYGILIPWVAEVAHSLHIPSALFWSQPVSVFNIYYYYFCGYGELIRKKVRDSSPSIELPGLPLLSSRDIPCFLLPSNANEYNFVLSAFEKHLEMLHRDTNPTVLINTFDALEPEALRAVSKFKSIGVGPLFPTAFLGGKDPSDTSFGGDLFRRSKDYIEWLNSKPESSVIYVSFGSLAVLSKQQSEEIARGLLDSGRPFLWVIRAKEKGEEEKEEDKLSCYAELEQQGMIVPWCSQVEVLSNPSLGCFVTHCGWNSTLESLASGVPVVAFPQWTDQSTNAKLAEDVWKTGVRVTVNQEGIVESDEIKRCLELVMGDGEEAKEMRRNAKKWKGLAREAVMEGGSSDKNLKNFMDEVIQGY encoded by the coding sequence ATGCAGATGCAGATGCAGTTCGAAACACAAGTCAGATTTGATCATCCTCTGCATAGACCCAACCGAAGTATCTCCACTTCATCTTCTTCCCCTACAATGACACAACCCCACTTCATTGTGATAACCTATCCGGCACAAGGCCACATCAACCCTTCTCTCCAACTGGCTAAGCGCCTCATACGTGTTGGTGCCCATGTCACATTCGTCACTAGCACCTATGCCAGTGAGCGCATGGCCAAAACCCCAACCATGGATGGGTTAAAATTCGTCACATTCCCGGATGGCTGCGACAGTGGCCTCAAGCAAAGCGATGCCCTCCAAGGCTTCATGTCTGAGCTTGAGCGTCTTGGCTCCCAAGCTCTTACCGACCTCCTCATAGCCAGCGCTAATGAAGGTCGTCCCGTTGCTTGCATAATCTACGGCATCCTGATTCCTTGGGTAGCAGAGGTGGCGCATAGTCTTCACATCCCCTCCGCACTTTTTTGGAGTCAACCTGTCTCTGTTTTtaatatctattattattatttttgtggcTATGGAGAGCTCATTCGCAAGAAAGTCCGTGACTCCTCGCCTTCCATTGAATTACCAGGACTGCCCTTGCTCAGTAGCCGTGACATTCCCTGTTTCCTACTCCCCTCAAATGCAAATGAATACAACTTCGTCCTTTCAGCGTTTGAGAAGCACCTAGAGATGCTCCACCGTGATACCAACCCAACGGTACTGATAAACACTTTCGATGCATTGGAACCAGAGGCCCTAAGGGCCGTCAGTAAGTTTAAGTCGATTGGAGTTGGACCCTTGTTTCCAACCGCTTTCTTGGGTGGAAAAGATCCATCCGATACTTCATTTGGAGGTGATCTTTTCCGTCGTTCAAAGGATTATATTGAATGGCTGAACTCAAAGCCTGAATCTTCTGTCATTTACGTGTCATTTGGAAGCCTAGCGGTGTTATCGAAGCAACAGTCTGAGGAGATTGCTCGTGGATTGCTGGACAGTGGCCGGCCTTTCCTGTGGGTCATAAGAGCCAAGGAGAAgggagaagaagagaaagaagaagataaactAAGTTGCTACGCAGAATTAGAACAACAAGGGATGATAGTACCATGGTGTTCTCAGGTTGAGGTTCTCTCAAATCCATCACTGGGTTGTTTCGTGACTCATTGTGGGTGGAATTCAACCTTGGAGAGCTTGGCTTCTGGGGTGCCAGTTGTGGCATTTCCTCAGTGGACCGACCAATCCACGAATGCAAAGCTAGCCGAAGACGTGTGGAAAACGGGTGTACGGGTGACCGTGAACCAAGAAGGAATAGTTGAAAGCGATGAGATTAAGAGGTGCTTGGAATTGGTCATGGGAGATGGAGAGGAGGCGAAAGAAATGAGAAGGAATGCAAAGAAATGGAAGGGTTTGGCAAGGGAGGCTGTGATGGAAGGTGGATCATCTGACAAGAATCTTAAGAATTTTATGGATGAGGTCATACAAGGTTACTAG